In Saccharicrinis fermentans DSM 9555 = JCM 21142, a genomic segment contains:
- a CDS encoding phage tail tape measure protein — protein FGVGVDGIDNLLTANAKTIQLGITTYDELARVQTEFAGAAAGAGQNVDTANKMFSVFTAIAKDSVTAATMTKSAFEGFTQAGTVKGLKGIGIEMYDVNGNMRDMTSILKDVSTQFKGMTSKQIDETIAKIGGPEGLRNLLIKLKTDANGLLDTFEKYDKVQFDWSKAIKNAKGDFRTISAMAKNRLGVVMAEIGEKFLPLWVMALEKVNNVLDFVFKNFDTIWAVVKNVGIALGVAKLAMIAFNVITAANPIGAIITAFVLLITYITIAYKKFDQFGSLMIAALGPLGIMVNIFLNIKKHWESITKSFEEGGFLAGIKRMGLVLVDALVMPIQQALNLIGKIPGMEFAKRWAGSVDKLRTEILGINTIKLLHNSQDEPEDEQDEKGLNTGDNSFGNNDIDSINRITGSAKQVKNITVNIDAFNKGGINTANTTLNKMQPEELEQWMTNMFLRVVRNVETSY, from the coding sequence TTTGGGGTTGGAGTAGATGGTATTGATAATTTATTAACCGCTAACGCAAAAACAATACAGTTAGGAATTACTACCTATGACGAACTAGCGCGAGTCCAAACAGAATTTGCAGGAGCAGCGGCTGGAGCTGGACAAAATGTAGATACTGCGAACAAGATGTTTTCAGTGTTTACTGCTATTGCCAAGGATAGTGTTACTGCAGCTACAATGACAAAAAGCGCCTTTGAAGGCTTTACTCAGGCTGGTACCGTTAAAGGGTTAAAAGGTATTGGCATTGAAATGTACGACGTAAACGGAAATATGCGGGATATGACCAGCATTTTAAAAGATGTTTCAACACAGTTTAAAGGAATGACATCAAAACAGATTGATGAAACAATTGCTAAAATTGGCGGTCCAGAGGGGTTACGTAATTTATTGATTAAATTAAAGACTGACGCCAACGGACTATTAGATACATTTGAAAAATACGACAAGGTTCAGTTTGATTGGTCTAAGGCTATCAAAAACGCCAAAGGTGATTTCCGAACTATATCAGCGATGGCAAAAAACAGGCTAGGGGTTGTTATGGCCGAAATTGGTGAGAAATTTTTACCATTATGGGTTATGGCATTAGAGAAAGTAAATAATGTACTAGACTTTGTTTTTAAAAATTTTGATACCATTTGGGCTGTAGTTAAAAACGTAGGTATTGCTTTAGGAGTTGCAAAGTTGGCTATGATTGCTTTTAATGTAATTACAGCTGCTAATCCGATTGGTGCAATTATAACAGCCTTTGTTCTACTTATTACTTATATAACTATAGCTTATAAAAAGTTCGATCAGTTTGGATCATTGATGATTGCGGCTTTAGGACCTCTTGGGATAATGGTTAATATTTTTCTCAATATAAAAAAGCATTGGGAGTCTATTACAAAATCTTTTGAGGAAGGCGGTTTCTTAGCTGGAATAAAAAGGATGGGATTAGTATTAGTTGATGCTTTGGTTATGCCTATACAGCAAGCTTTGAACTTGATTGGCAAGATACCAGGCATGGAGTTTGCGAAGCGTTGGGCAGGCAGTGTAGACAAGCTAAGGACGGAAATACTAGGTATTAATACAATTAAATTACTACATAATTCCCAAGATGAGCCAGAAGATGAACAGGACGAAAAAGGGTTAAACACTGGTGATAATTCATTTGGCAACAACGATATTGATTCAATTAACCGCATAACCGGTAGTGCCAAACAGGTTAAAAACATTACTGTCAACATTGATGCATTTAACAAAGGTGGTATTAACACGGCCAATACAACGCTAAATAAAATGCAACCAGAAGAACTAGAGCAATGGATGACAAATATGTTTTTACGAGTTGTACGAAATGTGGAAACAAGCTATTAG
- a CDS encoding phage virion morphogenesis protein, with translation MQETRSYILTLDRVSKAVNKLPARAATEAVNFSKERFRAQNWIDNSTQPWEKRKVVKNESNRKSGRATLVDTGRLRRSIRKVRVSKTSAIIGTDVPYAEAHNDGYRGRVKQRVRAHTRTTIHGKVNVKTHSRVINLNLPRRRFIGNSAQLEKQITRMMTLEIRRAINV, from the coding sequence ATGCAAGAAACAAGAAGCTATATTTTAACCCTTGACAGGGTTAGCAAGGCGGTAAACAAACTACCTGCACGGGCAGCTACTGAGGCGGTAAACTTTAGTAAGGAAAGATTTCGTGCGCAAAACTGGATTGATAACTCTACGCAGCCATGGGAAAAGCGCAAGGTGGTTAAAAATGAAAGCAACCGAAAATCGGGGCGGGCTACGCTGGTTGATACAGGACGTTTAAGGCGAAGCATTCGAAAAGTTCGCGTAAGCAAAACCAGCGCCATTATTGGTACAGATGTTCCTTATGCGGAAGCGCATAACGATGGTTATAGAGGCAGGGTGAAACAACGAGTTAGAGCGCATACTAGAACTACAATACATGGCAAAGTAAATGTAAAAACACATAGCCGCGTTATAAATTTGAACCTTCCACGGCGTAGGTTTATTGGTAATTCAGCACAGTTAGAAAAGCAAATAACACGAATGATGACTTTAGAGATTAGGAGGGCAATCAATGTATAA
- a CDS encoding SHOCT domain-containing protein has protein sequence MKPLLTIKGQNGQLTVYYNKLTISRKGLVAFSQHGMSGDKDIYIENITGVQLKKASTLFHGFIQFSFNGSAESKGGLEAARKDENSIIIKKSQNTLFIHAKSMIEDLMRKSKEQATTIVNQTSELDEIEKLATLKEKGYITEDEFNTKKKQLLGI, from the coding sequence ATGAAACCATTATTAACGATCAAGGGTCAAAACGGACAGTTAACTGTTTATTATAATAAATTAACCATATCAAGAAAAGGTTTGGTTGCTTTTTCGCAACATGGCATGAGTGGTGATAAAGATATTTACATTGAAAACATCACTGGAGTACAGTTGAAAAAAGCATCCACTCTATTTCATGGATTTATACAGTTTTCTTTTAATGGCAGTGCAGAATCAAAAGGAGGCCTAGAGGCTGCTAGAAAAGACGAAAATTCAATAATAATAAAGAAGTCACAAAATACTTTGTTCATCCATGCAAAGTCAATGATTGAGGATTTAATGAGAAAAAGCAAAGAGCAAGCAACGACAATAGTAAATCAAACATCTGAGTTAGATGAAATCGAAAAACTAGCAACACTTAAAGAAAAAGGTTACATTACTGAGGATGAGTTTAATACAAAAAAGAAGCAACTGTTAGGGATATAA
- a CDS encoding coiled-coil domain-containing protein, translating to MKTINRILISVALLFLIIELSYINAKSLIYLNNATEALDQAFAVIGSIAFSVVTILVMMNSVVKWPKYLFPVFDTGLMFLGLNLTHYDTLLDNPIRLALTFFMASFTGIITFSLGLIEFKSFKSDTNVKANELQERLNSLGLKYDSVKKEFNSLEAQTSSDQKQIQSHKTEIDQLKSELKQKQSDIDKMETVFIKAEVSRIKKRKKNATPEELAFLEKHDKKEAA from the coding sequence ATGAAAACAATAAACAGAATCCTCATATCTGTAGCTTTACTCTTTTTAATAATAGAGTTGAGCTATATAAACGCCAAAAGCCTCATATACCTTAATAACGCTACTGAAGCGTTAGATCAGGCTTTTGCTGTTATTGGTTCTATTGCCTTTAGTGTTGTGACTATACTGGTAATGATGAACAGCGTTGTTAAATGGCCTAAATACTTATTCCCGGTATTTGATACCGGGCTCATGTTCTTAGGGCTTAATTTAACTCATTACGATACTTTATTAGATAACCCAATCCGTTTAGCCCTTACCTTTTTTATGGCTTCGTTCACGGGCATTATCACATTTAGCTTAGGCTTAATTGAGTTTAAGAGTTTTAAAAGTGACACCAATGTAAAAGCAAATGAGCTGCAGGAAAGATTAAACTCACTCGGTTTGAAATACGACTCAGTTAAAAAAGAGTTTAACTCACTTGAAGCTCAAACAAGCTCAGATCAAAAACAGATTCAATCACATAAAACAGAGATTGATCAATTAAAATCTGAGCTTAAGCAGAAACAAAGTGATATTGATAAAATGGAAACTGTTTTTATTAAAGCGGAAGTGAGCCGAATAAAGAAACGAAAGAAAAATGCCACCCCGGAGGAGTTAGCATTTTTAGAGAAACACGATAAAAAAGAAGCCGCATGA
- a CDS encoding DUF4494 domain-containing protein, with protein MNTWFECKVRYEKIDEHTGKSIKVNAPYLIDAVSYTEAEKRIHEEMQKYISGEFSVKGIKPVNYSELFFYDDGQFWYKCKVVFVSLDDDGEKEKKVANWMLVMADNVKEAYERIEESMKGRTVDYTIHSVVESNILDVFPYNLEEATEELDGKSKAFKED; from the coding sequence ATGAATACTTGGTTTGAGTGCAAAGTTCGTTACGAAAAGATTGACGAACATACAGGTAAGAGCATAAAAGTAAATGCTCCATATTTAATTGATGCAGTTAGCTACACCGAAGCTGAAAAACGCATCCACGAAGAAATGCAGAAATACATTAGCGGCGAATTTTCGGTTAAAGGGATTAAGCCGGTCAATTATTCAGAATTGTTTTTTTACGATGATGGGCAATTTTGGTACAAATGCAAAGTAGTTTTCGTTAGCCTTGATGACGATGGCGAAAAAGAAAAGAAGGTGGCTAATTGGATGCTAGTAATGGCCGATAATGTAAAAGAAGCTTACGAGCGTATTGAGGAGAGTATGAAAGGTAGGACAGTTGATTATACAATACACTCGGTTGTTGAAAGTAATATACTTGATGTATTCCCATATAATTTAGAGGAGGCAACTGAAGAATTGGACGGTAAATCTAAAGCTTTTAAGGAGGATTAG
- a CDS encoding S24 family peptidase, whose protein sequence is MNFASTKHRILQYIDHKDITKQDFFKKTGLKRGFLDADKLNASVTDIFIAKIIAAFPELNIEWLITGLGEMTKSTRQYDTADNDFSLAYEPKMEYQTVPLYDIEAYAGLVPLFKNGVEKPLEHISIPGIPKCDGAVHVTGDSMYPLLKSGDIVLYKKINNIKDNIFFGEMYLISVDMDGEEYVAVKYINKSELKDHIKLVSYNQYHAERDIPLEKVRALAFIKASIRINSMN, encoded by the coding sequence ATGAATTTCGCATCAACAAAACACAGAATATTGCAATATATTGACCATAAGGATATTACAAAGCAGGATTTTTTCAAAAAAACAGGATTAAAAAGAGGATTTTTGGATGCCGACAAGCTAAATGCCAGCGTAACCGATATCTTTATTGCTAAAATAATCGCAGCCTTTCCTGAATTAAACATCGAGTGGCTCATCACAGGCTTAGGCGAAATGACAAAGTCAACAAGGCAATATGACACTGCTGATAATGACTTTAGCCTTGCTTATGAACCTAAAATGGAGTATCAAACTGTACCTCTGTATGACATAGAGGCATATGCGGGGTTGGTACCACTTTTTAAGAATGGGGTCGAGAAGCCATTAGAGCATATAAGTATTCCTGGTATTCCGAAATGCGACGGTGCTGTTCATGTTACTGGGGACAGTATGTATCCACTACTAAAAAGCGGAGACATAGTACTATACAAGAAGATTAATAACATTAAAGACAATATTTTTTTCGGGGAGATGTATTTAATTAGTGTAGATATGGATGGAGAGGAGTATGTCGCTGTTAAGTATATTAACAAAAGCGAACTTAAGGATCATATTAAACTAGTTAGCTATAATCAATACCACGCAGAACGCGACATTCCTCTCGAAAAAGTAAGAGCTCTAGCCTTTATTAAGGCAAGCATACGTATCAATAGCATGAACTAA
- a CDS encoding recombinase family protein: MQSAFFTKVLFVFIPIQEDNTSLSSQKKYCENFAGKRGLNIVGYFGGTYESAKTDDRKEFNRMLTFLKRSKSINYVIVYSYERFSRSGINGASIANDLLKKHGIITLTVTQELDPTTPLGVFQQNIMFLFGQMDNELRRDKVVTGMKELLMKGHWVWAAPRGYTDLNKGKATERNLVGNDEGKILKKAFEWKAYKQTPNAEISRKLKTLGVDISEKRLHNLFA; encoded by the coding sequence TTGCAAAGTGCATTTTTCACAAAGGTACTTTTCGTTTTTATACCCATACAAGAGGATAATACAAGTCTTAGTTCTCAAAAAAAATATTGTGAAAATTTTGCAGGAAAAAGAGGGCTTAATATTGTTGGTTATTTTGGTGGAACGTACGAATCTGCTAAAACCGATGACCGAAAAGAATTTAACCGTATGCTCACCTTTTTAAAACGCTCAAAAAGCATCAATTACGTTATAGTATATTCTTATGAACGCTTCTCTCGTTCTGGCATCAATGGAGCTTCCATTGCCAATGATTTGCTTAAAAAGCATGGTATTATAACATTAACTGTCACACAGGAACTTGACCCAACAACTCCTTTAGGTGTATTTCAGCAAAATATAATGTTTCTTTTCGGTCAGATGGATAATGAGTTGAGACGAGATAAAGTGGTAACTGGAATGAAAGAACTGTTAATGAAAGGTCATTGGGTTTGGGCTGCTCCAAGAGGTTATACTGACCTTAATAAAGGAAAAGCAACTGAGCGTAATTTAGTAGGGAATGATGAAGGTAAAATATTAAAGAAGGCTTTTGAATGGAAAGCATATAAACAAACTCCTAACGCAGAAATATCACGTAAATTAAAAACATTGGGCGTTGATATTTCTGAAAAAAGATTACACAACCTATTTGCATGA